One stretch of Chryseobacterium indologenes DNA includes these proteins:
- a CDS encoding glycoside hydrolase family 10 protein, whose translation MKMSKLKLIVLLGVLASYSTSCSVQNNVTKTPPAKNTTKPNNNTTQPKPPVAVKPATGTPTEETFRTNLPEIKREFRGAWIASVANINWPSKNNLTVEQQKAEAISMLDMLKDNNFNAAIFQIRPSADALYTSNIEPWSYFLTGETGTAPYPNYDPLLFWIEEAHKRGLELHVWLNPYRAHHTNGGAVNKMSMANRMSDIVVRLKNGMYWFDPANPKTQDHVSNVVKDIVKRYDIDAIHFDDYFYPYATYNKGADFPDYASWNAYQSNGGTLSRADWRRDNVNKFVERIYKEIHAEKNNVRFGISPFGIWKPGYPAGIVGSSQFDELYADAKLWLNKGWVDYFSPQLYWPIDSKGQGFEALLNWWQSENTMNRHLWPGLNTVEIKTYDRPTEIRNKIEISRKILKNDAGEIHWSIAGLTKNPGMLPALKNGPYSEKALIPKSPWIKTVPLQTPTLFITDNGSFAQTRWSTKNASEVFQWVLFSQYDGVWQTEILPLDTLFKDIPKFRNGKKLSGVAIKAIDRLGNESDYMAKKVK comes from the coding sequence CCAATAACAATACAACCCAGCCAAAACCTCCTGTAGCAGTAAAGCCTGCAACAGGAACTCCAACGGAAGAAACATTCAGAACTAATCTTCCGGAGATCAAAAGAGAATTCAGAGGTGCATGGATTGCCAGTGTAGCCAATATTAATTGGCCGTCAAAAAACAACCTTACCGTAGAGCAACAGAAAGCAGAAGCCATCAGTATGCTGGATATGCTGAAAGATAATAACTTCAATGCTGCTATTTTTCAGATCAGACCTTCTGCAGATGCCTTATATACAAGTAATATAGAACCCTGGTCTTACTTTTTAACAGGAGAAACAGGTACAGCACCGTATCCAAATTATGATCCGTTATTATTCTGGATTGAAGAAGCTCACAAAAGAGGATTGGAATTACACGTATGGCTAAACCCTTACCGTGCTCACCATACCAATGGCGGGGCGGTCAATAAAATGTCAATGGCCAACAGGATGTCTGACATTGTGGTGAGGCTGAAGAATGGAATGTACTGGTTTGACCCGGCTAACCCTAAAACTCAGGATCACGTATCCAATGTAGTAAAGGATATTGTAAAAAGATATGATATCGATGCCATTCATTTTGATGATTATTTCTATCCGTATGCTACTTACAATAAAGGAGCCGATTTTCCGGATTATGCTTCATGGAATGCTTATCAAAGCAATGGCGGAACTTTATCAAGAGCAGATTGGAGAAGAGATAATGTGAATAAATTTGTAGAACGTATCTATAAAGAAATTCACGCAGAAAAGAATAATGTAAGATTTGGAATCAGCCCATTCGGAATCTGGAAACCAGGATATCCTGCAGGAATTGTAGGATCTTCTCAGTTTGATGAGCTGTATGCTGATGCTAAACTATGGCTGAATAAAGGGTGGGTAGACTACTTTTCTCCACAGTTGTACTGGCCAATCGATTCAAAAGGACAGGGCTTCGAAGCGTTGCTAAACTGGTGGCAGTCTGAAAATACGATGAACCGCCACCTATGGCCAGGTTTGAATACTGTTGAGATCAAAACGTATGACCGCCCAACAGAAATCAGGAATAAAATTGAAATCTCCAGAAAAATTCTGAAAAATGATGCCGGTGAAATTCACTGGAGTATTGCTGGATTAACTAAAAATCCCGGAATGCTTCCAGCGCTGAAAAACGGACCTTACAGTGAAAAAGCATTAATTCCGAAATCTCCATGGATCAAAACGGTTCCATTGCAGACACCAACCTTATTTATTACAGATAATGGAAGTTTTGCACAAACAAGATGGAGTACAAAAAATGCTTCAGAAGTTTTTCAGTGGGTGCTTTTCAGTCAATATGACGGAGTATGGCAAACAGAAATCTTACCATTGGATACCCTTTTTAAAGATATCCCTAAGTTCAGGAATGGTAAAAAGCTGAGTGGAGTAGCCATCAAAGCCATCGACAGACTTGGAAACGAAAGTGATTATATGGCAAAAAAAGTCAAATAA